A window of the Pseudoliparis swirei isolate HS2019 ecotype Mariana Trench chromosome 13, NWPU_hadal_v1, whole genome shotgun sequence genome harbors these coding sequences:
- the vwa2 gene encoding LOW QUALITY PROTEIN: von Willebrand factor A domain-containing protein 2 (The sequence of the model RefSeq protein was modified relative to this genomic sequence to represent the inferred CDS: deleted 2 bases in 1 codon): protein MRPDTHPSLLVTLLLLLQVQRCSSVQEIHTSHDVIQKIDSAGEMMQCSAAIDILFLMDGSYSVGKGSFERSKHYAIKLCQALDVGPDKVRVGVIQFGSSPRLEFALDSYASKEELKKRIKKISHRGGGTQTGLALKYLLRKGFPGGRNSSSAARIAILLSDGRSQGNAAPAAAQLKETGVVLFAVGVRYPKWEELHALASEPMESHVFFAEHFYDAVNGLCTTLTAFSVCNATPAGCQVELLPCERKTLETVKEMQGNYMCWKGSRGYSPYTSLCPYYRYNKVYKRHQTVCHRTICPDPCDSRPCLNGGTCVSDGPEGYHCVCPLGYGGDPHCAPALSLDCSVDLLFLVEGSATLTLEGFLRLKSFLKRFLRTVIGSSKVGLAVFGAETRVEVPVDKFKGDLKGLLAAVEALRPIGGEALTGRALHYVTRHGFVSAPVFADVTDDLPRVVVLLTATPAVDEVVAPSKYARDREIFLIGVGPHHLKGQLNNITGNPQRTITFTPPEFSAKIPELKAKICSVDTQGCLGQAIDLVVALDASGGVSPDNFATLRDFVRSLTVQFDINRDVAQVALVAYSRRATTVFDLDTHETGSTVLKAVDAANYLGGVASTGAALLHIHSDVLTVARGARPGVNKAVVVVTDGSGGADAVVPAQKIRDNGVSLFVIGIGDIQKEWLLRIAGSEEHVIAVPSYEDLKYSEDVLVQMLCSDAKKPVNLCKPNPCMNDGTCVLSGGSFRCQCPGYEGPHCETRSRSSRPSSRGDLPRPAGLRRKSQKKSHQELLHHYELHHRRHAAR, encoded by the exons ATGCGGCCTGATACTCATCCCTCCCTTCTCgtaacgctgctgctgctgcttcaag TTCAGCGGTGCTCCTCAGTGCAGGAGATCCACACGAGCCATGACGTCATCCAAAAGATCGACTCGGCAGGAGAAA tgATGCAGTGCTCAGCAGCCATCGatatcctcttcctcatggatGGTTCCTACAGCGTGGGGAAGGGCAGCTTTGAGAGGTCCAAACATTACGCAATCAAGCTCTGTCAAGCACTAGACGTCGGACCAGACAAG GTGCGAGTCGGCGTGATTCAGTTTGGTTCCTCTCCTCGGCTGGAGTTCGCCCTGGACTCGTACGCCTCGAAAGAAGAGCTGAAGAAGCGCATCAAGAAGATTTCTCACAG GGGAGGCGGCACCCAGACGGGCCTCGCTCTCAAGTACTTGCTGAGGAAGGGTTTCCCGGGCGGCCGTAACTCCTCCTCCGCGGCCCGGATCGCCATCCTGCTGAGCGACGGGAGGTCTCAGGGCAACGCGGCGCCGGCCGCTGCACAGCTCAAAGAGACGGGCGTGGTCTTGTTTGCCGTGGGCGTCCGCTACCCTAA GTGGGAGGAGCTGCACGCTTTGGCCAGCGAGCCGATGGAGAGCCACGTGTTCTTCGCCGAGCATTTCTACGACGCCGTCAACGGCCTGTGCACCACGCTGACCGCCTTCTCCGTCTGCAACGCCACGCCCGCAG GCTGTCAGGTGGAGCTGCTTCCCTGTGAGAGGAAAACACTGGAGACTGTGAAAGAGATGCAGGGGAATTACATGTGTTGGAAGGGCTCCAGGGGGTATTCCCCATACACGTCTCTGTGTCCGTACTACAG gtacaACAAGGTTTACAAGAGACACCAGACAGTCTGCCATCGCACTATCTGTCCAG aTCCCTGTGACTCTCGGCCCTGTCTGAACGGTGGAACATGTGTGTCAGACGGTCCAGAGGGATACCACTGTGTATGTCCACTTGGCTATGGAGGAGACCCACACTGTG CGCCTGCATTGTCCCTGGACTGCTCTGTCGACCTGCTGTTCCTGGTGGAGGGCTCTGCCACGCTCACCCTGGAAGGCTTCCTCCGCCTCAAGTCCTTCTTGAAGCGCTTCCTGCGCACCGTGATCGGCTCCAGTAAAGTCGGCCTGGCGGTGTTCGGAGCGGAGACCAGAGTCGAGGTCCCGGTGGACAAGTTCAAAGGGGACCTGAAGGGTCTGCTCGCGGCCGTGGAGGCACTTCGGCCGATCGGCGGCGAGGCCCTGACCGGCCGGGCTCTGCACTACGTCACACGCCACGGCTTTGTGAGCGCGCCGGTCTTCGCCGACGTGACGGACGACCTGCCCCGCGTGGTGGTGCTGCTCACCGCCACGCCGGCTGTCGACGAGGTGGTGGCGCCCTCCAAATATGCACGAGACAGAGAGATCTTCCTGATAGGGGTGGGGCCACATCACCTCAAGGGACAACTGAATAACATCACGGGAAATCCCCAGAGGACGATCACCTTCACGCCACCGGAGTTCAGTGCCAAGATCCCTGAGCTCAAGGCGAAGATCTGCAGTGTGGATACACAAG gttGTCTCGGCCAAGCAATAGACCTCGTGGTGGCCCTGGATGCCTCAGGCGGGGTCAGCCCCGATAACTTCGCCACCCTACGCGACTTTGTCCGCAGCCTCACGGTCCAGTTCGACATCAACCGAGACGTGGCCCAGGTGGCTCTCGTGGCCTACAGCCGGAGAGCCACCACCGTCTTCGACCTCGACACCCACGAGACGGGGTCCACCGTCCTCAAGGCCGTGGACGCCGCCAACTACCTGGGCGGAGTGGCTTCGACGGGCGCGGCTCTCCTGCACATCCACTCCGACGTCCTGACGGTGGCCAGGGGCGCGCGGCCCGGAGTCAACAAGGCCGTGGTGGTGGTGACGGACGGCTCGGGCGGCGCCGACGCCGTCGTTCCCGCTCAGAAGATCAGAGACAACGGAGTTTCGCTGTTTGTGATTGGAATCGGGGACATACAGAAAGAGTGGCTGCTGCGGATCGCGGGCTCCGAGGAACACGTGATTGCCGTGCCGTCTTACGAGGATCTCAAATATTCTGAGGACGTGCTGGTGCAGATGCTGTGTTCAG ATGCTAAAAAGCCAGTAAACCTGTGCAAGCCCAACCCGTGTATGAATGATGGGACCTGCGTTCTGTCTGGAGGGAGCTTCCGCTGCCAGTGCCCGGGCTATGAAGGACCGCACTGTGAAACAA GAAGCAGAAGCAGCAGGCCTTCGTCCAGAGGAGATCTCCCGAGGCCCGCTGGTCTCAGGAGGAAGAGC CAGAAGAAGAGTCACCAGGAGCTCCTGCATCACTACGAACTGCACCACCGGAGACACGCGGCCCGATAA